Proteins co-encoded in one Nitratireductor kimnyeongensis genomic window:
- a CDS encoding NuoB/complex I 20 kDa subunit family protein, producing MGLNNGTLVAPQPKGLIDPNTGNPVGTDDPFYTGINNELSDKGFLVTSSEALITWARTGSLMWMTFGLACCAVEMMHISMPRYDAERFGIAPRASPRQSDVMIVAGTLTNKMAPALRKVYDQMPEPRYVISMGSCANGGGYYHYSYSVVRGCDRVVPVDIYVPGCPPTAEALLYGILLLQKKIRRTGTIER from the coding sequence ATGGGACTGAACAACGGCACGCTCGTGGCGCCCCAACCCAAGGGCTTGATTGATCCGAACACTGGAAATCCAGTCGGTACGGACGATCCGTTCTATACGGGAATCAACAATGAATTGTCCGACAAGGGCTTTCTTGTCACGTCTTCGGAAGCGCTGATCACCTGGGCGCGCACCGGCTCGCTCATGTGGATGACCTTCGGTCTGGCGTGCTGCGCCGTGGAGATGATGCACATCTCCATGCCGCGCTATGATGCCGAGCGTTTCGGCATCGCGCCGCGTGCCTCGCCGCGCCAGTCGGACGTAATGATCGTCGCCGGTACATTGACCAACAAGATGGCACCCGCGCTGCGCAAGGTCTACGACCAGATGCCCGAACCGCGTTATGTCATCTCCATGGGCTCATGTGCCAATGGCGGCGGTTATTATCACTATTCCTATTCGGTGGTGCGCGGCTGCGATCGCGTCGTGCCTGTCGACATTTATGTGCCCGGCTGCCCGCCCACGGCGGAAGCGCTGCTGTACGGCATTCTTCTTCTGCAGAAGAAGATCCGCCGCACAGGCACGATCGAACGTTAG
- a CDS encoding NADH-quinone oxidoreductase subunit C produces the protein MSEALKDLAAYVTEKLDAQIQDAVIAYGELTFLVEPGDIVDVLNFLKNDVQCQFFAFVDISGADYPSRQKRFEVVYHLLSPRQNQRVRVKLSTDEDTPVPSAIEVFPAADWFEREIYDMYGVLFTGHPDLRRILTDYGFEGHPLRKDFPLTGFVEVRYDDNLKRVVYEPVELRQEFRNFDFLSPWEGTEYVLPGDEKAKEQGGAK, from the coding sequence ATGAGCGAAGCGCTGAAGGACCTGGCGGCCTACGTCACGGAAAAGCTCGATGCGCAGATTCAGGATGCGGTCATTGCTTATGGCGAATTGACCTTCCTGGTCGAGCCGGGTGACATCGTTGATGTTCTCAACTTTTTGAAGAACGACGTTCAGTGTCAGTTCTTCGCTTTCGTCGACATTTCGGGCGCGGACTATCCCTCGCGCCAAAAACGGTTCGAGGTGGTCTATCATCTCCTGTCGCCACGCCAGAATCAGCGAGTCCGCGTGAAACTGTCGACGGACGAGGACACGCCCGTACCTTCGGCCATCGAAGTGTTTCCGGCGGCCGACTGGTTCGAGCGCGAAATTTACGACATGTACGGCGTTCTGTTCACCGGGCACCCCGACCTGCGGCGCATCCTCACCGATTACGGTTTTGAAGGGCATCCGCTGCGCAAGGATTTTCCGCTGACCGGCTTTGTCGAGGTGCGCTACGACGACAATCTTAAACGTGTCGTCTACGAGCCCGTCGAGCTGCGACAGGAATTCCGCAATTTCGATTTCCTTTCGCCCTGGGAAGGCACGGAATACGTGCTACCCGGCGATGAAAAGGCGAAAGAGCAGGGCGGCGCCAAATGA
- a CDS encoding NADH-quinone oxidoreductase subunit D yields MTEHSVRNFNINFGPQHPAAHGVLRLVLELDGEVVERVDPHIGLLHRGTEKLIEHKTYLQAVPYFDRLDYVAPMNQEHAFALAVERLIGIDVPIRGQLIRVLFSEIGRILNHLLNITTQAMDVGALTPPLWGFEEREKLMVFYERACGARMHAAYFRPGGVHQDIPDQLVEDIGNWIEPFHKTVDDLDNLLTGNRIFKQRNVDIGVVTLEDAWAWGFSGVMVRGSGAAWDLRKSQPYECYPQMEFDIPIGKNGDCYDRYLIRMEEMRQSAKIMRQCVDRLLGKERVGPVSNTDGKIVPPKRGEMKRSMEALIHHFKLYTEGYHVPEGEVYACVEAPKGEFGVYLVSDGTNKPYRCKLRAPGFAHLQAMDFLCRGHLLADVAAVLGSLDIVFGEVDR; encoded by the coding sequence ATGACCGAACACTCCGTACGCAATTTCAATATCAACTTCGGTCCGCAGCATCCGGCGGCGCATGGCGTTCTGCGCCTCGTGCTGGAACTCGACGGCGAGGTGGTCGAGCGTGTTGATCCGCATATCGGGCTTCTCCACCGCGGCACCGAAAAGTTGATCGAGCACAAGACCTATCTGCAGGCCGTGCCTTATTTCGACCGGCTCGACTATGTCGCGCCGATGAACCAGGAACACGCTTTCGCGTTGGCCGTCGAGCGTCTGATCGGCATCGACGTTCCGATCCGTGGTCAGCTGATCCGCGTGCTCTTCTCAGAGATTGGACGCATCCTCAACCACCTGCTCAACATCACCACGCAGGCGATGGACGTGGGTGCGCTCACGCCGCCGCTCTGGGGCTTTGAAGAGCGCGAAAAGCTGATGGTCTTTTATGAGCGGGCGTGTGGCGCGCGTATGCACGCGGCCTATTTCCGCCCCGGCGGTGTCCATCAGGACATTCCAGACCAGCTCGTCGAGGACATCGGCAACTGGATCGAGCCCTTTCACAAGACGGTGGACGATCTTGACAATCTCCTGACCGGCAACCGCATCTTCAAGCAGCGCAATGTCGATATCGGCGTTGTCACGCTGGAAGACGCATGGGCCTGGGGCTTTTCGGGCGTCATGGTGCGTGGTTCGGGTGCGGCATGGGATCTGCGCAAGAGCCAGCCCTATGAATGCTACCCGCAGATGGAATTCGACATTCCGATCGGCAAGAATGGCGACTGCTATGATCGCTATCTCATCCGTATGGAAGAGATGCGCCAGTCGGCGAAGATCATGCGCCAGTGTGTTGATCGTCTTCTTGGCAAGGAGCGTGTCGGCCCGGTCTCCAACACTGACGGCAAGATCGTCCCGCCCAAGCGTGGCGAGATGAAGCGGTCAATGGAAGCGCTGATCCATCACTTCAAACTCTACACCGAAGGCTACCACGTCCCCGAAGGCGAGGTTTATGCCTGTGTGGAGGCGCCCAAGGGCGAATTCGGCGTCTATCTCGTCTCCGACGGGACCAACAAGCCTTATCGCTGCAAGCTGCGCGCGCCAGGCTTTGCTCATCTCCAGGCCATGGATTTCCTGTGCCGCGGCCATCTTCTGGCTGACGTCGCTGCCGTGCTTGGCTCCCTCGACATCGTGTTTGGTGAGGTAGACAGATAA
- a CDS encoding NADH-quinone oxidoreductase subunit E, translating into MSVRRLADEAVQPQSFAFSRVMNGEVKRWLGKYPKDRKQSAVIPLLMLAQEQEGWVTRAAIEHVAEMLDMPLIRVLEVATFYTQFQLAPVGTRAHIQVCGTTPCMLRGSGELIDLCKKKINPEPFHPNADGTLSWEEVECQGACVNAPMVMIFKDTYEDLTPERLEEIIDAFEAGKGDTIKPGPQIDRIYSAPASGLTALTDEKAVMGKTKGKPGSRKKATAGTEVPPSRAAKPDTSATETDPAIKSPSPVKADNGKTSAAAAVSANAAPKKKPGTSPKSATASKASVAGKTAKPAKPALDDKNRPAGIERPAEPDDLKMISGVGPKIEGILHDLGIFTFEQVSKWKKAEREWVDGYLSFHGRIEREDWVKQAKALAKGGEAEYIKVFGKKPR; encoded by the coding sequence ATGTCAGTCCGCCGTCTCGCAGACGAAGCCGTCCAGCCGCAGAGCTTCGCTTTTTCCCGTGTCATGAACGGGGAGGTGAAGCGCTGGCTGGGCAAATACCCGAAAGACCGCAAACAGTCGGCGGTGATCCCGCTTCTGATGCTTGCGCAGGAGCAGGAAGGCTGGGTCACGCGCGCGGCCATCGAGCATGTGGCAGAAATGCTGGACATGCCGTTGATCCGCGTTCTGGAAGTGGCGACCTTCTACACCCAGTTCCAGCTTGCGCCCGTTGGCACCCGCGCCCACATTCAGGTGTGCGGCACCACGCCCTGCATGCTGCGCGGTTCCGGCGAACTGATCGATCTGTGCAAGAAGAAAATCAATCCCGAACCCTTCCACCCCAATGCCGACGGCACGCTGTCGTGGGAAGAGGTGGAGTGTCAGGGCGCCTGTGTGAACGCGCCGATGGTCATGATCTTCAAGGACACCTATGAAGATCTGACGCCCGAGCGTCTGGAAGAAATCATCGATGCATTCGAGGCTGGCAAGGGCGACACGATCAAGCCCGGTCCGCAGATCGATCGCATCTATTCGGCCCCGGCGAGCGGCCTGACGGCGCTGACCGACGAGAAGGCCGTTATGGGCAAGACAAAGGGCAAGCCCGGTAGCCGGAAAAAGGCTACCGCAGGCACCGAGGTGCCGCCGTCACGCGCGGCCAAGCCCGACACGTCTGCCACCGAAACCGATCCGGCAATCAAGTCGCCGTCACCGGTCAAGGCGGACAATGGCAAGACGTCGGCAGCCGCCGCTGTTTCCGCCAACGCTGCTCCGAAGAAAAAGCCGGGCACCTCGCCCAAATCCGCCACCGCATCCAAAGCATCTGTGGCCGGAAAAACGGCAAAGCCGGCCAAGCCCGCGCTTGACGACAAAAACCGTCCGGCCGGCATCGAGCGTCCGGCAGAGCCCGACGACCTCAAGATGATTTCCGGCGTCGGCCCGAAGATCGAGGGCATTCTGCATGATCTGGGCATCTTCACCTTCGAGCAGGTTTCGAAGTGGAAGAAGGCCGAGCGCGAATGGGTCGACGGTTATCTGAGTTTTCACGGCCGCATCGAGCGCGAGGACTGGGTCAAACAGGCCAAGGCGCTCGCCAAGGGCGGCGAAGCCGAATACATCAAAGTTTTCGGCAAGAAGCCGAGGTGA
- the nuoF gene encoding NADH-quinone oxidoreductase subunit NuoF translates to MLQDKDRIFTNIYGQFDRSLKGAQSRGLWDNTKGLIDKGRDWIINEMKASGLRGRGGAGFPTGLKWSFMPKEPGDRPHYLVVNADESEPGTCKDRDIMRHDPHTLVEGCLIAGFAMGAHAAYIYVRGEFIREREALERAIAECYEAGLLGKNNKCGWDMDVFVHHGAGAYICGEETALLESLEGKKGQPRLKPPFPANVGLYGCPTTVNNVESIAVAPTILRRGASWFSSFGRENNKGTKLFCISGHVENPCTVEEEMSIPFRELIERHCGGVRGGWDNLLAVIPGGSSVPLVPASEIIDTPMDFDSLRELKSGLGTAAVIVMDKSTDIVKAIARLSYFYKHESCGQCTPCREGTGWMWRVMERLVVGQAQKHEIDMLLDVTKQVEGHTICALGDAAAWPIQGLVRHFRPEIERRIDEFTRNAHRARPALVAAE, encoded by the coding sequence ATGCTCCAGGATAAAGACCGCATCTTCACCAATATTTACGGCCAGTTCGACCGTTCCCTGAAGGGCGCGCAGTCGCGCGGCCTGTGGGACAACACCAAGGGGCTGATCGACAAGGGTCGTGATTGGATCATCAATGAGATGAAGGCGTCGGGCCTGCGCGGGCGTGGTGGCGCCGGCTTCCCGACCGGTCTCAAATGGTCGTTCATGCCGAAAGAGCCGGGCGACCGCCCGCATTATCTTGTCGTCAATGCCGACGAATCGGAGCCTGGCACCTGCAAGGACCGAGACATCATGCGCCACGACCCGCACACGCTGGTCGAGGGATGCCTGATTGCCGGTTTTGCCATGGGCGCGCATGCGGCTTACATCTATGTGCGCGGTGAGTTCATACGTGAGCGCGAGGCGCTCGAACGCGCCATCGCCGAATGCTATGAGGCGGGGCTGCTCGGCAAGAACAACAAATGCGGCTGGGATATGGACGTTTTCGTCCATCACGGCGCCGGTGCTTATATCTGCGGTGAGGAAACGGCACTTCTGGAGAGCCTCGAAGGCAAGAAGGGCCAGCCGCGCCTCAAGCCGCCATTCCCTGCGAATGTGGGCCTCTATGGCTGCCCGACCACCGTGAACAACGTCGAATCCATCGCCGTTGCGCCGACCATTCTGCGCCGCGGCGCGTCGTGGTTCTCCTCCTTCGGGCGCGAGAACAACAAGGGCACGAAGCTCTTTTGCATCTCCGGCCACGTGGAAAACCCGTGCACGGTGGAAGAGGAAATGTCGATCCCCTTCCGCGAGCTGATCGAGCGCCATTGCGGCGGCGTTCGGGGTGGCTGGGACAATCTTCTAGCGGTGATTCCCGGCGGCTCTTCGGTGCCATTGGTGCCGGCCAGTGAGATCATCGACACGCCGATGGACTTCGACAGCCTGCGCGAGTTGAAGTCCGGTCTCGGCACCGCCGCCGTGATCGTGATGGACAAATCCACCGACATCGTGAAGGCGATTGCGCGGCTTTCCTATTTCTATAAGCACGAGAGCTGCGGCCAGTGCACGCCGTGCCGCGAGGGCACGGGCTGGATGTGGCGCGTGATGGAGCGTCTGGTCGTCGGCCAGGCGCAAAAGCACGAAATCGACATGTTGCTCGATGTGACCAAGCAGGTGGAAGGCCACACGATTTGCGCCCTTGGCGATGCGGCCGCCTGGCCGATCCAGGGCCTCGTGCGCCATTTCCGCCCGGAAATCGAGCGGCGCATCGACGAGTTCACCCGCAATGCGCATCGGGCCCGGCCGGCGCTGGTGGCAGCGGAATAA
- the nuoG gene encoding NADH-quinone oxidoreductase subunit NuoG → MAKLKVDGTEIEVPDHYTLLQAAEEAGAEVPRFCFHERLSIAGNCRMCLVEVKGGPPKPAASCAMGVRDLRPGPNGEAPEIFTNTPMVKKAREGVMEFLLINHPLDCPICDQGGECDLQDQAMAFGVDSSRYKENKRAVEDKYIGPLVKTIMTRCIHCTRCVRFTTEVAGISELGLIGRGEDAEITTYLEEAMTSELQGNVIDLCPVGALTSRPYAFQARPWELSKTQSIDVMDAVGSAIRVDTRGREVMRILPRINEAVNEEWISDKSRFVWDGLRTQRLDRPYVRKGKRLQPATWPEAFEAIAKAVGKAKPEKIGAIAGDLASVEEMYALKSLMQSLGSANYDCRQDGAALDPALGRAGYLFNPTIEGIEDADALLIIGANPRFEASVLNARIRKRWRMGDFPIGVIGEMGDLRYDYDMLGSGADTLKELAEGKGKFASVLKKAKRPMIIVGQGALARSDGAAILGLAAKLAGSVKAVSAEWNGFAVLHTAASRVGGLDLGFVPGKGGNDAKGMMGAMDVLFLLGADEIDMNAIGDAFTVYIGTHGDAGAHRADVILPAATYTEKSGTYVNTEGRVQMTNRAGFAPGEAKEDWAILRALSDVLGHKLPFDSLAALRAALYAEFPHLAAIDTVTPADAGDVEKLAKLGGRLTKAPFTSPVKDFYLTNPIARASAVMAECSALARGDVKQAAE, encoded by the coding sequence ATGGCAAAATTGAAAGTCGACGGCACGGAGATCGAGGTACCCGATCACTACACGCTGCTGCAGGCCGCCGAGGAGGCGGGCGCGGAGGTGCCGCGCTTCTGTTTCCATGAGCGTCTGTCGATCGCCGGCAATTGCCGCATGTGTCTGGTGGAAGTGAAGGGCGGGCCACCCAAGCCGGCCGCATCCTGCGCCATGGGCGTGCGCGATCTGCGCCCCGGACCCAATGGCGAGGCGCCGGAAATCTTCACCAACACGCCGATGGTCAAGAAGGCCCGCGAAGGCGTGATGGAGTTCCTGCTCATCAACCATCCGCTCGATTGCCCGATCTGCGATCAGGGCGGCGAGTGCGACCTGCAGGATCAGGCGATGGCCTTTGGCGTGGATTCGTCCCGCTACAAGGAAAACAAGCGCGCCGTCGAAGACAAATATATCGGCCCGCTCGTCAAGACGATCATGACGCGCTGCATCCACTGCACGCGCTGCGTCCGCTTCACCACCGAGGTGGCGGGCATTTCCGAGCTCGGCCTGATCGGCCGCGGCGAGGATGCCGAGATCACCACCTATCTCGAAGAGGCGATGACGTCCGAGCTTCAGGGCAATGTGATCGACCTTTGCCCGGTGGGCGCGCTGACCTCGCGCCCCTATGCGTTCCAGGCGCGTCCGTGGGAGCTCAGCAAGACCCAGTCCATCGACGTGATGGATGCGGTCGGTTCGGCCATCCGCGTTGATACGCGCGGCCGCGAAGTCATGCGCATCCTGCCGCGCATCAACGAGGCGGTGAACGAGGAATGGATTTCCGACAAATCCCGCTTCGTGTGGGATGGCCTCAGAACACAACGTCTCGACCGCCCCTATGTGCGCAAGGGCAAGCGCCTGCAGCCGGCCACCTGGCCCGAGGCGTTTGAGGCCATCGCCAAGGCGGTCGGCAAGGCTAAGCCAGAAAAGATCGGCGCGATTGCCGGCGATCTGGCATCTGTCGAGGAAATGTACGCGCTGAAGTCGCTGATGCAGTCGCTCGGCTCGGCAAATTATGATTGCCGTCAGGACGGGGCGGCACTCGACCCGGCGCTCGGCCGTGCTGGCTATCTCTTCAACCCGACCATCGAGGGCATCGAGGATGCGGACGCGCTTTTGATCATCGGCGCCAATCCGCGCTTCGAGGCTTCCGTGCTCAATGCCCGCATCCGCAAGCGCTGGCGCATGGGCGACTTCCCCATCGGTGTCATCGGCGAGATGGGCGATCTGCGCTACGACTACGATATGCTCGGTTCAGGCGCCGACACGCTGAAGGAGCTTGCCGAGGGCAAGGGCAAGTTTGCTTCGGTCCTGAAGAAGGCCAAGCGCCCGATGATCATTGTGGGGCAGGGGGCTCTCGCCCGCTCCGACGGGGCGGCGATCCTCGGCCTTGCGGCAAAGCTTGCCGGCTCGGTCAAAGCAGTATCTGCCGAATGGAATGGTTTCGCCGTTCTGCACACCGCAGCAAGCCGCGTCGGCGGTCTCGACCTCGGCTTCGTGCCTGGGAAGGGCGGCAATGATGCAAAGGGCATGATGGGCGCGATGGACGTGCTCTTCCTGCTCGGTGCCGACGAGATCGACATGAACGCGATCGGCGACGCCTTTACCGTCTATATCGGCACCCATGGCGATGCCGGCGCACACCGCGCCGATGTCATCCTGCCGGCAGCCACCTATACGGAGAAGTCCGGCACCTATGTGAACACCGAGGGCCGGGTGCAGATGACCAACCGGGCCGGCTTTGCGCCGGGCGAGGCCAAGGAAGACTGGGCGATCCTGCGGGCGCTGTCCGATGTGCTGGGCCACAAGCTTCCGTTCGATTCGCTGGCCGCCCTGCGCGCGGCGCTCTATGCCGAATTCCCGCATCTCGCGGCCATCGACACGGTTACGCCAGCCGATGCCGGCGATGTCGAAAAGCTTGCCAAGCTTGGCGGGCGGCTCACCAAGGCTCCTTTCACCTCGCCGGTGAAGGATTTCTATCTCACCAACCCGATCGCCCGTGCCTCGGCCGTGATGGCTGAATGTTCGGCACTGGCGCGCGGCGACGTAAAACAGGCGGCCGAGTAG
- the nuoH gene encoding NADH-quinone oxidoreductase subunit NuoH, with amino-acid sequence MDTFFSTYVLPGLLILLQSVAMIVILLIFVAYILYADRKIWAAVQRRRGPNVVGPWGLFQAFADLFKFVFKEPVIPSGANKGVFLLAPVVASVLAIAAWAVIPVNEGWAIANVNIGILYVFAIASLEVYGVIMGGWASNSKYPFLGALRSAAQMVSYEVSIGFVIVTVLLTVGSLNLTDIVLAQGDGLGTMLGLPNTFLDWNWLALFPMFIVFFISALAETNRPPFDLVEAESELVAGHMIEYSSTPFLLFFLGEYVAIVLMCALTTILFLGGWLPPLDFAPFTWVPGVIWFVLKMCMVFFMFALVKAFVPRYRYDQLMRLGWKVFLPLSLFMVVATAAFLKFTGMA; translated from the coding sequence ATGGATACTTTCTTTTCAACCTACGTCCTTCCGGGGCTTCTGATCCTTCTGCAGTCGGTGGCGATGATCGTCATCCTCCTGATCTTCGTCGCCTATATCCTTTATGCCGACCGCAAGATCTGGGCCGCCGTGCAGCGCCGTCGTGGTCCGAACGTGGTGGGTCCATGGGGCCTGTTCCAGGCATTTGCGGACCTCTTCAAGTTCGTCTTCAAGGAGCCGGTGATCCCGTCGGGCGCCAACAAGGGCGTGTTCCTGCTCGCGCCGGTCGTCGCCTCGGTTCTGGCGATTGCCGCATGGGCGGTGATCCCGGTCAACGAGGGCTGGGCGATTGCCAATGTGAACATCGGCATTCTCTATGTGTTCGCCATCGCGTCGCTGGAAGTCTATGGCGTGATCATGGGCGGCTGGGCCTCCAACTCGAAATATCCGTTCCTCGGTGCGCTGCGTTCGGCGGCACAGATGGTCTCCTATGAAGTCTCCATCGGCTTCGTGATTGTCACCGTCCTGCTGACGGTCGGCTCGCTGAACCTGACCGATATCGTGCTTGCACAGGGCGACGGCCTTGGCACCATGCTTGGCCTTCCCAACACGTTCCTCGACTGGAACTGGCTCGCGCTGTTCCCGATGTTCATCGTGTTCTTCATTTCGGCGCTCGCTGAGACGAACCGCCCGCCCTTCGATCTGGTGGAAGCCGAATCCGAGCTCGTGGCCGGTCACATGATCGAGTATTCCTCGACGCCGTTCCTGCTCTTCTTCCTCGGCGAGTATGTGGCCATCGTTCTTATGTGCGCGCTCACCACCATCCTGTTCCTGGGTGGCTGGTTGCCGCCGCTGGATTTTGCACCCTTTACTTGGGTGCCGGGCGTGATCTGGTTCGTGTTGAAGATGTGCATGGTCTTCTTCATGTTCGCGCTGGTGAAGGCTTTCGTGCCGCGCTACCGCTACGACCAGTTGATGCGTCTTGGCTGGAAAGTGTTCCTGCCGCTGTCGCTCTTCATGGTCGTTGCCACCGCGGCCTTCCTGAAATTCACGGGGATGGCATGA
- the nuoI gene encoding NADH-quinone oxidoreductase subunit NuoI, producing MSALAQAAKSLLLKEFVGAVILSMRQFFAPKYTLNYPHEKGPVSPRFRGEHALRRYPNGEERCIACKLCEAICPAQAITIEAGPRRNDGTRRTVRYDIDMVKCIYCGFCQEACPVDAIVEGPNFEFATETREELYYDKDKLLANGDRWERELARNIALDAPYR from the coding sequence ATGAGTGCGCTTGCACAGGCGGCGAAATCGCTGCTTCTCAAAGAGTTCGTCGGGGCTGTCATCCTGTCCATGCGGCAGTTCTTTGCGCCGAAATACACGCTCAACTATCCGCATGAAAAAGGCCCGGTCAGCCCGCGCTTCCGTGGCGAGCATGCGCTGCGTCGCTATCCCAATGGCGAAGAGCGCTGCATTGCATGCAAGCTGTGCGAGGCGATCTGCCCGGCCCAGGCCATAACCATCGAGGCGGGGCCCCGCCGCAATGACGGCACGCGCCGCACGGTGCGTTACGACATCGACATGGTGAAGTGCATCTATTGCGGCTTCTGCCAGGAAGCCTGCCCGGTGGACGCCATCGTCGAGGGGCCGAATTTCGAGTTCGCGACGGAAACGCGCGAGGAACTTTACTACGACAAGGACAAGCTGCTCGCCAATGGCGATCGCTGGGAGCGGGAACTGGCGCGCAACATCGCGTTGGATGCGCCTTACCGGTGA